A region of the Microcoleus sp. AS-A8 genome:
GGCTCTTGTCACTTGGCTGGATCGCGAATTTATCCCAGAGCCAGTGAATCAGCAGATAGCCCGAAGGGCATCCCAAATCTTTGTCCGCCAACGGATGGAGGGGGAAAATGATTTGGGATCGTTGGTAATTGCGATTTTGACTGAAATGCAGGCGTTTGACTTTCGCGAGAGCTTTTATAGCGAGTTTGCGATCGCGAATGCAGTCAGTGATTTACTGTTGCAAAGCCTGGGCATTGACCGCTGTTGTGGCAATTAGGGGTTGAAGGTTGAAGGTTGAAGGTTCAAAGGCTCAGACTAATCTTTTAACTGGCAACTTGCTCTCCCTGCAACCCGCCAACCGAATAACCTACCTAATCGTGGGGGTTTGGGGAAACGACCGGAGCCTTAGGTGAGGATGCTGCGTCCATGTCCGTAAGACCCTAGCGTAGGTACATGGACTTCCCCAAGCTAAATTTAAGCGGTCAATCCCGCTCAAATTAGCAGCCTACCATGTCGCTTAATACGGGTAGAGGTTCTAAAATAATACAATGCTGACCCTCACTTACTCGTACAAAATTAATCCAACATCAGAACAAACAGCAAGTATTGACCAGACATTAGATGTGTGCCGAAAAGTCTGGAATTATGCCTTACGAGAACGCAGAGATTGGATTAATTCGCGCAAGTGCAGGGTAGACGCTTGCTCAATTCATTTGGAATATATCATTCCAGCAGATGCTCCTTACCCAGGCAAAAGTTTTCAAGAAAAGGCGCTAACAGTCGCCAAGAAAACCAATCAAGAGTTAAAGAGTATCAACGCCCAAGTGTTACAGCAAGTATTGAGGAAACTAGACACCGCATTTGAAGACATGAAGCGCAAAGGACATGGTTTCCCACGCTTCAAGAAGTTCGGACAGATGCGATCTTTCGTTTATCCTCAAATGCTGAAAGACCCTTTAGGGCTAGGCTGGGTAAAACTTCCCCAGTTAGGAAAAGTCGAAGTCATCATGCATCGATCCATCCCTAGCGGATTTGAATTGAAGCAAGCTCAGATTGTTAAGAAGGCGTCAGGGTATTACATCATGCTGTCATTGCAGCTTGATGTAAATATCCCTGACGCTCCCCCATCAGGACGCCCACTGGGAATTGATTTGGGGCTAGAAAAGTTCTTGGCAACGTCCGATGGTGAGCTAATTAAAAAACCGAAATTCTTTAAGGCTTTGGCAAGTAAGCTTAAATTGCTACAACGCCGTTTGAAGCACAAGAAAAAGGGTTCTAAGAATAAAGCCAAGCTTGCTAGGAAGATAGCCTTAGTTCACGAACAAATACACGACACCCGAAAAGATTTTCAGTACAAGTTGGCTCATCATCTATGCGACCAAGCCGGGATGATATTTGCAGAACAGTTAAACCTAAAAGGCATGGCTAAAGGGATGCTGGGTAAGCATACTTTAGATGCTGGATGGGGTCAGTTCTTACAATTGTTGTCTTGGGTCTGTTGGAAGCGTGGGGTGTATTTTGCCAAGGTAGCAGCGACAGGCACGTCGCAGACTTGTCCAGAATGTGATGCTCATGTATCCAAGAACTTATCGGTTCGAGTTCATGAGTGTCCTGAATGTGGATACAAGACTGACCGTGATGTAGCCGCCGCTCAAGTTGTCAGAAATAGAGGTGTCTCTGCCGTTGGACAGACGGTGGAAGAAATTGCCTGTGGACGGGATGCGTCGGGGGCTGGTTCGTCCAGTCTAGATGGCACCGAAAGAGACAGGAAAATCTTAGAAGCAATTCTAGGAAGCCCCTCCCATAATCGTTGATTGGGGAGGGGAGGATGTCACCAGCTAGATTTGACAACCCCTGGCAACAGACCTTGGTGTGCCCATTCCCGTAGCACATGGCGAGATAGTCCAAAATCCCGGTAGTAAGCACGCGGACGTCCCGTGACCCAACAGCGGTTCCGTAGACGGTTTGGCGCACTGTTGCGAGGCAATTGTTGCAGCTTACGGTGAGCTTCTAACTTCTCGCGCTGAGTGGTAGCATTTTCAAATTGCGCTTTGAGCTCTTCTCGCTTGTCAGCATACTTATCGATCAGCTTTTGGCGCTTTTTTTCGCGCTCAATCATGCTTTTTTTCGCCATGAATTTTTGAGTTTCCTAGAGTCCAGAAAAGACAGCATCTTCTATCTTATCCGATGGCTTCACTTGGTTGTAGGCAAAGAGGCAGCGGATTTTACAAGAGCGACCTCGATAGGCAGGGAGTTCGATAGCGCCGCACTAGGGCATAAATCGGCAAGAACACAGTCCTCACAAAGCGGTTTTCGTGCCTGACAAATCGCTCTACCGTGATAAATCAGCCGAATTGACCAATGTTCCCACTCCGCTTCGGGCAACAGGCGCATCAAATCTCGCTCAACGCGAATGGGGTCGGTATGCTCAGTCAAACCGAGTCGATGACTGAGGCGCTTGACATGAGTATCGACCGTAACACCGGCATGGATATCATAAGCATGAGCTAGAACGACATTCGCCGTTTTCCGAGCCACTCCAGGCAACTTTAAGAGTTCTTCCATGCGTTTGGGCACTTCACCCCCAAACTCGGTCATAATCATGCGGCAGGCACTTTGAATATTTTTCGCCTTGTTGCGATAAAAGCCAGTGGAACGAACTAGGGTTTCAAGTTCTTCTAAATTGGCGGCGGATAGAGCCACGGCTGTGGGAAAACGGCGAAACAACTCAGGTGTCACCTGATTCACCCGCTCATCGGTACATTGAGCTGAGAGGATAGTTGCAACTAGCAACTGTACAGGTGTTTCGTAGTTCAGCGTACAGGGCGCTTCTGGATACAAACGCTTGAGGCGAATCAATATCTCGATTGCTCGCTGCTGCTTGGCGGCCCATTTACGAGTGATGCTCATATAGTGTATGGGTAAGGAGGAATGGGTAATGAGATTACCCGTTCCCGGACAATCTTGTAGGGTCTACTTTCAAGTAAATATAGTAGGTCGGTTTTCGGTCTATTGATGTCAACGACTTTAGCGTAAATCCAACTTAGAAACTGGCGGTTTCAATGGCAACGTCACGGTAAACGTCGTCCCGCCATCGACAACACTGTCCACAATAATTTTGCCTTGGTGCGAATCCACACACTTTTTGACAATCGCCAAACCTAGACCCGTACCTGGAATTGTTTCAACATTACTGGCTCGATGAAAAGACTCGAACAGTTGAGAAACATCTTCTGTGGGAATACCGATGCCTTTATCCTGAATCCTCAAAACAGCCACATCCTCTTCACATTCGAGGTTAAATTGAATGGTGCCGCCTTGAGGGGAATATTTAACAGCATTTGATAGCAAATTCGTCAAGATTTGTCGTAGTTGTTTTTCATCTAGACAAGCCTCAGTACAATTGCCTTTTGTCAAAAAAATAATGGCTGCTTGGTTCGGGATACTAAAGCGCATTTCTTCAATGAATTCTCGGCAGAATTCTTCTAGGTTAAGAGGGGCTGGATTAAATTTCACTCGATCAGCCTCCGCTTGACCCATGAATAGTACATCACTCACTAATTCTGCCAAGTGTTTGCTACTGGTCTGAATGCGTTTGAGATGAAGAAACCTCCTCTCTTCTGTTATTTTATGACTATATTTTTCCAGGAATTCAGCAGAAGAAACTATGATGGTCAAGGGGGTACGATATTCGTGAGAAATTGTGGTAATAATTCTAGATTTAAGCTCGCTGAGTTCTCTTTCTTTTTCCAGTGTTTTACGGAGTTCTTCTTCCGCTTTTTTGCGAATCCCAATGTCCCGAAGAACCACTTGAATGGCTGGTTGCTGTTGGTAGATGAAAGGAGCTGCCGCGACTTCTACATCGATGACCGTTCCATCAAAACTCAAAAACTTCTGTTCCATCAGCTCTACTGACTTCCCCTCTTCCAGGATTTGCCGTATCCGCCCTTTAACGATTTCCCGATAGTCAGGATGTATCCTATCTAGAATCGGTTTGCCAATTAAATCCGATGGACGGGTTGCACCAAAAATCTTGGCAGCAACGCTATTCACAAAGACAAATTGCCCACCGCTATTGATAAAAATGGCATCAGGGGATAATTCCACGAGATGCCTGTAACGTTCTTCACTCTCACGCAGTCTCTCCTGTCCCTGTGCACGCTCTTGCATCTCTTTGAGCAGTTGCTCGTTGAGCTGGCGTAATTCCTGGGTACGTTCTGTAACTCGGCTTTCGAGTTCGTCCTTAGATCGTTTCAGTGCCTCTTGAACTAACTTACGCTCGGTGATGTCTTCGATTAATCCTTCCAGAATCGGCTCACCTTCCGTAGTATTGAGCGGTTGATTCAAACATAGCCAGATAGAACGACCATCGGCTCGACAAAACTGTATCTCCTGTTCCAGGTTTCCCTGTTGGAGTTCCCCGGCTGGTAGTCGTAAAAGTGCCTGCAAATCCAGAGTTCGGGCTTCCTCCAAGGAACTCACGCCCAATAAACGTAAAAACGA
Encoded here:
- a CDS encoding PAS domain S-box protein → MFRLLLIDDSPDDRVLIRRELSNEFPHLEIEEIIEANGLSHALSAGNFDLVITDYQLRWNDGLTVLREVKSRYPDCPVIMFTDSGNQEVAVEAMKAGLDDYLIKSAKHYVRLPSAVRSAWQRAESQRRAERLQMRLQALLNRLNVGVFRSTLQGHLLEGNASFLRLLGVSSLEEARTLDLQALLRLPAGELQQGNLEQEIQFCRADGRSIWLCLNQPLNTTEGEPILEGLIEDITERKLVQEALKRSKDELESRVTERTQELRQLNEQLLKEMQERAQGQERLRESEERYRHLVELSPDAIFINSGGQFVFVNSVAAKIFGATRPSDLIGKPILDRIHPDYREIVKGRIRQILEEGKSVELMEQKFLSFDGTVIDVEVAAAPFIYQQQPAIQVVLRDIGIRKKAEEELRKTLEKERELSELKSRIITTISHEYRTPLTIIVSSAEFLEKYSHKITEERRFLHLKRIQTSSKHLAELVSDVLFMGQAEADRVKFNPAPLNLEEFCREFIEEMRFSIPNQAAIIFLTKGNCTEACLDEKQLRQILTNLLSNAVKYSPQGGTIQFNLECEEDVAVLRIQDKGIGIPTEDVSQLFESFHRASNVETIPGTGLGLAIVKKCVDSHQGKIIVDSVVDGGTTFTVTLPLKPPVSKLDLR
- the nth gene encoding endonuclease III, which codes for MSITRKWAAKQQRAIEILIRLKRLYPEAPCTLNYETPVQLLVATILSAQCTDERVNQVTPELFRRFPTAVALSAANLEELETLVRSTGFYRNKAKNIQSACRMIMTEFGGEVPKRMEELLKLPGVARKTANVVLAHAYDIHAGVTVDTHVKRLSHRLGLTEHTDPIRVERDLMRLLPEAEWEHWSIRLIYHGRAICQARKPLCEDCVLADLCPSAALSNSLPIEVALVKSAASLPTTK
- the rpsN gene encoding 30S ribosomal protein S14 encodes the protein MAKKSMIEREKKRQKLIDKYADKREELKAQFENATTQREKLEAHRKLQQLPRNSAPNRLRNRCWVTGRPRAYYRDFGLSRHVLREWAHQGLLPGVVKSSW
- a CDS encoding transposase, which codes for MLTLTYSYKINPTSEQTASIDQTLDVCRKVWNYALRERRDWINSRKCRVDACSIHLEYIIPADAPYPGKSFQEKALTVAKKTNQELKSINAQVLQQVLRKLDTAFEDMKRKGHGFPRFKKFGQMRSFVYPQMLKDPLGLGWVKLPQLGKVEVIMHRSIPSGFELKQAQIVKKASGYYIMLSLQLDVNIPDAPPSGRPLGIDLGLEKFLATSDGELIKKPKFFKALASKLKLLQRRLKHKKKGSKNKAKLARKIALVHEQIHDTRKDFQYKLAHHLCDQAGMIFAEQLNLKGMAKGMLGKHTLDAGWGQFLQLLSWVCWKRGVYFAKVAATGTSQTCPECDAHVSKNLSVRVHECPECGYKTDRDVAAAQVVRNRGVSAVGQTVEEIACGRDASGAGSSSLDGTERDRKILEAILGSPSHNR